A region from the Pectinophora gossypiella chromosome 29, ilPecGoss1.1, whole genome shotgun sequence genome encodes:
- the LOC126379410 gene encoding uncharacterized protein LOC126379410, with protein sequence MTENVDELTAKMAELTVLSFRKVEDVKRLVVHFNNVINHPLTQEKPVLQSYLKNLNETHRKIYFQKREGVEVEYIFTTEKKSNLQRQRFNSLPVSEVPELLKAELLNVENAKQVHICTDCDVEIEMNDEEPLMESLQKHFNLEVHLPKPKMKRESVDVAEPIILPNMSRRLSAMECGETPAQMAQILQLVKPMEKLDRTFSAKLEASLIRHLPDNSEASIDAAVKFYQAAYDKLCQEVAMMDFSDKTSSVAPIIMSIKDNVNQNFATDANKNFENEDNDQAPEAKTQVKNQVKKYRYYGPIENYIVELLLNHKLLSLVDDRTGKLAFFCMACEYYTLRFRYDSVLSHVFSETHINNLSCILQADKHIPFSMRDTSMDKIKEMNYKFLHSHSVSEDANGYSCGLCKHNIDSIEASIMHILDENHLAKLSDKLYRKMKANNQDGVNPDEWGPKSLDWSKFLATVGKPLNNRDHVVIENFIKPSGKIANYCSCCDMTLKGPRQVLFNHIRQKKHLRNAAPHKLALLYKNHCRPSEYYASFGNYYVCAVCPMFIALPSFAAIVEHFESTIHIETIAKMIRTALYEQTADSDILASNKIITKDGFKCDLCDVALQDLNEAMTHVLSNIQHQNLVVDAKTQENKGDIISVYMRGNYILHNEGASFTCTVCKGVFNSIRSLLTHLIYADHFAQKPSTENVFRFYLELKHNINMLGRNKYDYYEFGKLKCGVCDADLEEGENAKKHVVSPRHRENMGASYVNLNDVSTVE encoded by the coding sequence ATGACAGAGAACGTTGATGAACTGACTGCAAAGATGGCGGAACTGACTGTGCTGTCGTTCCGCAAGGTTGAAGATGTCAAGCGACTTGTTGTGCATTTCAATAATGTGATAAACCACCCTCTGACGCAAGAGAAACCAGTGTTGCAAAGTTATCTGAAGAATCTGAACGAGACGCACCGGAAGATATACTTCCAGAAGAGAGAGGGAGTTGAGGTGGAGTATATCTTCACAACGGAGAAGAAGAGTAACTTGCAGAGGCAAAGGTTCAACAGTCTTCCCGTGAGCGAGGTGCCGGAGTTACTTAAAGCCGAGTTGTTGAATGTTGAGAACGCTAAACAGGTGCATATCTGCACGGATTGTGACGTAGAAATCGAGATGAATGATGAGGAGCCTTTGATGGAGTCTTTGCAGAAGCATTTCAACTTGGAAGTCCATTTGCCCAAGCCGAAAATGAAGCGTGAGAGTGTAGACGTAGCTGAACCGATAATTCTTCCTAACATGTCCAGAAGACTATCCGCCATGGAGTGCGGAGAGACCCCAGCGCAGATGGCGCAAATTCTCCAACTTGTTAAACCAATGGAGAAGCTGGATAGAACATTCTCCGCTAAACTTGAGGCTTCTTTGATTCGACATTTGCCGGATAATTCGGAAGCGAGTATCGACGCTGCCGTCAAGTTCTATCAGGCGGCTTATGACAAGTTATGTCAAGAAGTAGCAATGATGGACTTCTCTGACAAGACGAGCTCTGTAGCTCCTATCATCATGAGCATTAAAGACAACGTCAATCAGAACTTCGCTACGGATGCTAACAAAAATTTTGAGAATGAGGATAACGATCAGGCGCCTGAAGCGAAGACGCAAGTGAAGAATCAGGTTAAGAAGTACCGCTACTACGGCCCTATTGAGAACTACATTGTGGAGCTGCTCCTGAACCATAAGCTTCTCTCTTTAGTTGACGACCGTACTGGGAAACTAGCTTTCTTCTGTATGGCTTGTGAGTACTATACCCTGCGGTTCCGATATGACAGTGTGCTCAGCCATGTCTTCAGCGAAACGCATATCAATAACTTGTCATGCATCTTGCAAGCGGATAAACACATCCCCTTTTCCATGCGCGATACATCCATGGATAAAATTAAGGAGATGAACTATAAATTCTTGCACAGCCACAGCGTTTCTGAAGACGCGAACGGCTACAGCTGCGGTCTTTGTAAACACAACATCGACTCTATTGAAGCTTCCATCATGCATATTCTGGATGAAAATCATTTGGCGAAGCTTTCTGACAAGTTGTATCGTAAGATGAAGGCTAATAACCAGGACGGAGTCAATCCTGACGAATGGGGTCCTAAGAGTTTGGACTGGTCGAAGTTTTTGGCGACCGTTGGGAAGCCTTTGAACAATCGCGATCATGTTGTTATTGAGAACTTTATCAAACCTTCAGGAAAGATCGCCAACTACTGCTCGTGTTGCGATATGACGTTGAAAGGTCCGAGACAGGTGCTGTTCAACCACATCCGCCAGAAGAAGCATCTCCGAAACGCTGCTCCGCATAAACTGGCCCTACTTTACAAGAACCACTGCCGCCCTTCGGAGTATTACGCAAGTTTCGGAAACTACTACGTCTGCGCTGTCTGTCCGATGTTCATCGCGCTTCCATCTTTCGCAGCGATTGTCGAACACTTCGAAAGTACCATCCACATCGAGACTATCGCCAAGATGATCCGTACAGCGCTCTACGAGCAAACAGCTGACTCTGACATCTTGGCGTCTAACAAAATAATTACCAAGGACGGTTTTAAATGCGACCTCTGCGATGTGGCTCTTCAGGACTTGAACGAGGCAATGACACACGTTTTATCGAACATCCAGCATCAGAATTTAGTTGTCGACGCTAAGACACAGGAGAATAAAGGCGACATAATAAGCGTTTATATGCGTGGGAACTACATTCTCCACAACGAAGGCGCAAGCTTCACCTGTACCGTTTGCAAAGGGGTGTTTAATTCCATTCGGTCGTTGCTGACTCACTTGATTTATGCTGATCATTTCGCTCAGAAGCCGTCTACTGAGAATGTGTTCAGATTCTATTTGGAGTTGAAGCATAACATAAATATGTTGGGGAGGAATAAGTATGATTACTATGAGTTCGGGAAGTTGAAGTGTGGGGTTTGTGACGCGGATTTGGAAGAGGGGGAGAATGCAAAGAAACACGTGGTATCACCGCGTCACAGAGAAAATATGGGGGCCAGTTATGTTAATTTGAATGATGTGTCTACTGTTGAATAA